CACCGCGCTCGTGACGATGGTCCTCCCCAAGGCCGAGGACGCCGCCCGCGACATGGGCGTGCTCAACATCGCCAACGCGGGCCCGCAGATCGTCGCGCCCTTCATCGCCTCGGTGGTCGTCTCGCTCAGCGGCGGCTACACCGCCCTCTTCGTCCTCGCCGCCGTCCTGGCCGTGGCCGGGGCCCTGGCGGTGATGCCGATCCGCAGCGTCCGCTGACCGCCTGCCGGACGGCGGCGCGGACCCTCGCGGCCGCCGGTCCGCGCCCCCGAGCACCCACCGAGAAAGGCACCCCGTGCAACTCCACACCCACACCTGGGGCGAGGGCGACCGCGTCGCCCTCCTGATCCACGGCATGATGGCCGACCACCGCACCTGGCGGCGCGTGGGACCCGCCCTCGCGGACCGCGGGTACCGCGTCATCGCCGTCGACCTGCGCGGCCACGGCGCCAGCGGGCGCGGCGACTACGCCCCGGAGCTCTACGCGGACGACCTCGCCGAGACGCTCCCGGCCGGCGCCGAATTGGCCCTCGGCCACTCCTTGGGCGGCCTGGCGCTCTCCCTCGCGGTCGACCGGCTGCGGCCGTCGCGGGCCGTCTTCTCCGACCCGGCGTGGCACCTCCCCGCTCCGGCGGACGGCTTCGGCCCCGAGCTGCTCGCGCAGTTCAAGCACGCCCCGAGGGAGCGGATACGGGCGATGAACCCGCGCTGGGCGGAGGCGGACGTCGACATCGAGGTGGAGACGCTCGCCCTGTGGGACGAGCGGACCGCCCTGGGCCTGTCCTCCCTCACCGGTACGGACCTGCTCCCCGCGGCGCCCGTGGTGCCCTCGCTCGTCCAGCTCGCGGATCCGAGCGCGCTGATCCCGCCGGAGCGCGCGGAGCTCCTCGAAAGCCGCGGTTTCGAGGTCCGCTGCGTCGCGGGCGCCGGACACACCGTCCACCGGGACGACTTCGAGGGGTTCATGTCCTCGCTGGAGGGCTGGGTCTAGG
Above is a window of Streptomyces subrutilus DNA encoding:
- a CDS encoding alpha/beta fold hydrolase; its protein translation is MQLHTHTWGEGDRVALLIHGMMADHRTWRRVGPALADRGYRVIAVDLRGHGASGRGDYAPELYADDLAETLPAGAELALGHSLGGLALSLAVDRLRPSRAVFSDPAWHLPAPADGFGPELLAQFKHAPRERIRAMNPRWAEADVDIEVETLALWDERTALGLSSLTGTDLLPAAPVVPSLVQLADPSALIPPERAELLESRGFEVRCVAGAGHTVHRDDFEGFMSSLEGWV